Sequence from the Sulfuracidifex tepidarius genome:
CCTCTGTAAGCCTTACATGGATTTGAACTCCAAACCTTAACATAAAAGTTGTGGAATACAATTCCATAGGTAAAAATGGATATATACATAAGGTATAGAAAAGATTATTAGATATAACAGCTTTAGGACGCTAAAATGACATAGCTAAGGCAATCATCGAGTTAGTAATGTTTCACTAATTAAGTTCATCTAGATAATATATATGTAGTTTGTACTTTTAATTGTTAATTAATATAGAGTAAATAGTAATTAGAAAAGTGAAATACAACACGTTTATGGTCGTTCATGTGTCCATTCTGAGTTCAGTTTATTTGAAGAAGTATAATAGAGGTTCAAAAAGAAAAAAAGTAGATAGGAGAAAAAACGAAAGTTTGCTTTTAAATAATATCTCTTAGTAATACCCTCCGCTTCCACTTCCGCTTGTAGTCGTTGAACTGGTAGTTGTAGACATGTTCAGCTCTGGTAAAGTTATTACCCAAGGTACTGGCTTAAAGAATGTCAGGTTTATCATTACTCCGTTGCCCAATAGGATTGGATCCTGGAATAGGTAGCCAGACTGACCGTAAGTCCACATCTGAGCGTTCATGTCGGGAGTCATGACTAAGGTTATGAAGTGGTTTGTCGCTGAGTACTGGAAGCTCACTACACCGTTTACAGCATAAGCGAAGGCTATGAACGGTACTTCCCCGTCAGGGGCGTCCTTAATCCCTTGCACCGAGTAGTAGACTACGGAGAAGTTGTACACCTTCAACTGACCCGACGTCGTGTTCACATATGTCCCTGGAGGTATCACGACCATTATGTTTCCAGCGTTTATCACGCCTCCCACTGTTCCGTTCACCTGGTATGTGTAGGCATTGAGGGTAGTCAGGTTGAACGTCGGCTTCACCGACGCTATCACGGGCATTGGAGGAGTCACTACTGGCGTGTTAGAGGACTCGAAAATCCATATGACGGGCTTGAAGAACTGGATATTCACCATCATGTTGTCTCCGTATACCCAGTGGTCGGGGAACTTGTATTGCCCTCCAGTGTAAGTCGTTCCGTTGAACGTCCCTCCGAACCAAGTCCAGCTCGTCCATGTGTCTGGGGCGTAGACGAATGTCACTACTGCTGATGGAGACTTGGACGCGTTAACTAGAGAGTAAGCGGGGGAGATATGTCCGTTTATAGCGAAAGCAAATGCGTAAGTCGGAGTCAGGTTAGTCCCCGGAGGAGAGTATACCGCGTTCACGCTCATCAGGATCAACGAGAAGTTATACGTGGACTCGAGACTTCCGTTGGGCAATTCAGCATACGTCCCTGGCTTCAGGACGCTCACTAAATTGCCTGCCTGGACTACAGCACCCTTTGACGCGTTAACTGTCACTGTAGTCTCCTTTGCCACGTTGAATGTAGGCGTATTGAGGTTGTAGTAAAGTGTGTCGCTCTGAGTACTGACTGGAGTGACGTTCCACACTTCGTTAGTTATCTCCCAGGAGGAGGTAGTTGAGTTGTACACTAGTTCAGCCTTCAAAGACACGTGGAGGTCGTATATCGCGGGGTAAGTCGGTTCCCCTTTGTTCACGAAGAGTAGGAACGGAGTTACGTTAGCGTAGAACGTAGCGTTTGCTTGTTGAGGAGACAGCTGTACGCTCACACTAGGCGTCACTGCAGTACCGTTGGGCAACAAGTTCTGCGAGTATTCTGCCGCGAAGATGAAGTAGTTGTCCCAGGACGTGAAGAAATTCTCTATAGAGGATAATCCGCTGTAAGTCCCGTTCTTCAGACCCGCGGGTAGCTGTCCGTTTATCTGCAAGGTAGCGTCAGGGGAGAAGGAGGAGGCTATGACGTTAGCTGGGAACTCTGCACCCAGAGCGTTGATCTGTGACAGCACGGTGGAGGTCACTTGGTTCTCCTGTAGGTCGTGCTGTGAAGGATATCCCGCTATGACCGCTGAAGGCGGTATCTCATTTCCGTTCCATTGTAAGGAGGTTATCAACAAGGCTCCGTTGACCTCAGCTATTGTGAACGTCACTGAGGCGTTGAAGACTTGAAGGTAAACTGGGTCGGAGGAAGGAGCTACGAAGTACTGGACTACAGCACTCACGTAGTATGTAGACCCGGAGGATGTGACTGTAGGCAATGCGGTGGTGTAGAAGTAGACAGTCTCGTACTGGCTAAAGAAGTCTGAAAGCCAAGTGGAGTTAAAGGTATTGAAGTCGTATTCACCAGGGAACGGGGTTCCCTTCACTGTGGCGGTGAAGTTGCTAGACAGGAACGGAGTTACGTCTGAAGGGGACTCTATAGCTACTCCGTCCAGGAATTCAAACACCGGCGTCAAGGGACTCTTGCCTTCATGGGAGAGAGCCATGTACATCTGCATTAAGCTTTGGTACTTACTCTGGAGAGAGCTGTAGTTCCCCTGCAGGGCCTGATACTTAGAGTAGTTCCCTTGGGCCAGCTTCATGTAGTACGATTCGTTAGCAGATGCCTGAGATAAAGCCTTGCTCAGGGAAGACTGGGCTTGTGACGCTGAAGAATATGAGGAAGAAACTGAGGAATATTGGGACTGCACAGTGGAGTATTCAAAAAATCCCACTGCTGCTATTATCAATAGAATCACAATTACTATTGAAAGACCTACTGTCTTACTGTCCATTAAGCCTATCGAAGGGATAGACTTAAAAAGGTTTTACCCAAATCTCTTTTTCTTCAATAAAAAAGGATAAAATTAGTCAATAATGTCTACCGGGTCTTGGGTGGAAGGCCTGTATTCAAGTTCTTGTTTCACACACTTAACCTTAGAGAGGAACCCCTTACTACAAGTATCTTCCTTCAGTTTTTCACCTTGAGGGGAGAATAGAATATACCTGAACTCGTTATCTTCCTCCACTTTCACTACGACGCCTTTGTCTTTGTATCCGGCTGAAATTACATGGTTGAACTTTTGCGCTCCTATCAAGGACGACACATCAACCACGTCTAATGTTCCCTTGACCTCTCCCTCTTCGGATAACTTCACCAAGTGATGTTTTCCATTACAAAGAAGATCCACTATGACGTGGTCTCTTCTGACTACCTTTTCAGAACATCCTGACACTTGCCCCATGGTCTTGTATGCTAGCTTAACAGCGTAAGAGTCGGTGATGGAGTCCCTCCTTTCCTTCACTTTCCCTTCCAACGACAGCACGACTACGTGATCCATGTTTCCGTCGCTGACAGAGACTTGGATAGAGTCTTTCATTAGAGTTGATTTCACCTCGCACCCAGGGAACTCTTTTCTTCCCCATAATTCCCCGAACTTCTCGTTTACATTGATGAACTTAGGTTTCACCGAACTTCCATCGTGTTTCACGATGAACTCCATTACCCCCGTCTCACCTGAACCTTTCACGTTCCATCCTTTCTCACTGAATTCAACGTTAATTACACTCGGGTTCGAGAGCATGTTGTTGAGGAAGAAAGTTTGGGCATCCTCCTTCACCTTTGCGGAAGGAATTCCGATCCTTTCACATGAGGCGTCCCCCGTGTGTGGATCAACCTTACACTTGTAGAGAGTAGTGTTGTCCTCGGCGTATACGATGAACTCACCCTTGGTGAGAAGTGCCCTTCCGTTCACCTTCTTCTCAACTATAGATACCGCATGCCTCTCCGTGATCTTCAGCTCCTTGGAGACGATAACTCCGACCTTGTTCAGCTCAAGGATCCCGTTCCAGTTTTCGTCTGAATAAGTCACAACGTAACCGTCTCCCCTGTCCTTTATCTCTATTTTTGACTCGTCATCTAAGTTAAACTCTGACTTAACCAACGAAAATACGCTGTCCCTTTTCAACGGGGCTATGTTCACCTTGGTTTGACCATTAACGTTCACCTCGGCAGTTGTTATCCCCACAGAGAAGAGGAACGTAAAGGAGGATGGATACCAAAGCTGTTTCATTTCCTCTATTTTCGAACTGAGAAGTTCGGCAGAAGAAGGTATCTCCCTCTTAGCTGTCTCTATCACCTTGGGCTCTGGCGGAGCTCCTTGGTTAACATACTTCACCGAGAACGGGACCTCAAATGAGGGGTCTCCCTTAACTTTCACTTCCTCCCCCTCACTGTTTAAGTAAAGTGTTGTTGTAAGAGTTCTCGTTCTCTTGTCATTAGGGAAGTCGTATTCAAGGGTCACCTTATAGGCGTAAAGAGGGAAAAGAGTAGCTGAGCAATCCTGTAATACGGGCTTAGCTCTGAACCCTGAGACCTGAGAGAGAGCTCTATTGATGGCCTCCTCATAACTCGTTGAGAACAGGACGCCCTCGTTAACTTGGGTGTTCATAAAAGTCGTTTCGAACTAACCTAAAAAACTCTTTTCGTTTTATTTCTAGCCTCAAAAAGAAAATGTTTTCTAGAAATAGAGTGGTTTAAGAAAGTCCGATCTTTATGATATTTATGGTATTTGAAAGAGAGGTCGCGAGAGTCTAGTGATGAGGTAAGACAGACGATGTGGAATGCATATATGAATTGGAGAAAGAAAACATGGGAGATTGTTAAGCGAAAAAGGAAAGGAGAAAGAAAAAAAGGATTAGAATGAACATGATGGGATAAATATAGGTAAACATCACGTCTTTTTCATTTAGGTTTGCCAAGTCTAGACTCCGGAAACTGACTATAGACAGCAGCTGCTATCACCAACAGCATCACCGTAATTAACCCCACTGTGGCTACTTGAGCTCCTGTCAAAGGAGCTGTAGCGGAGTCGTTAGTTACCCATGCAGCTAAGGCTATTTGCAACAGGAAAGCTATCAGAAATATGACCTTGAAAGCTCTGTCCATGCGTTCCAATCTGTCCTGAGAGATCGCCATTCCGATCACCTATAAAGGAAGTGTGCAACTAACAGCATTGCTGCGAAGACCGCAAATGCGAACTCCCATCCGCTGAGGGCCATCTGTATTCCTCCACTGAGTATGTGTCCAGACGCACATCCACCTGCCATTCTGGCCCCTAGCAACATCAAGTAAGCTCCTCCGAAGGATCCCAAGAACCTCACGGCTTGGTTATTTCCGAACTTCGCTGCCCAGCTTGGAGGAATGATGTTCCTGAACGAGGTGAACCTCCTAGTGATGAAGATTGACGCGAAGAAAGCCCCCATCAACGTTCCGATATCACTGAAAGGTTCCCATCCTATACCCTTGAACACTATCTCGCTGTACTTGTAGTCAGGGAGGAAGAGCTGTCCTGCGAGCCAAGACATGGTGGTTGACTCCCCGAATATCTGGTGAAGGAACATCTCTAAAACGACAGTAAGTCCAACTACACCCGCAACAGATATCATGAACCATCTAGTCACGTTGTCCTCAGTAGCGTAGTACTCGTTCACCTTCTTTGCGATAGTCTTCTCCCCGTAAGGCAAACCTCCGTCGGTTAAGTACTCAGCTGTGTCCATGTGTTTCTGAACTTCTAATGGAGTCATCCTCTTTTCTACGTTAGCTCTCAAGCACGATCTCGCTCCTCCCTTGTATCTCGGCATATAGTAAGCTATTGTGAACAGAGCCGCGGCGTAAACTAGGGATATGAGGAATAAATCAATCCTAGTCAATCCAGCGAAAGGTTGGATCACGTAAGTTGATACTTTCTCTCCCCCTATTACAACGCTACCGAAGTTCAGTGTGTGAATCAACCAATAACCGGCAGGTGTCTGGTAAATGATAGTCCATGTTGCTGCGCCTAGAATGGCACCCAGAACAGCGTATATAGCGTCCCTCCTTCCTTCTCCGAGGGCCATCCATATGGAACCAGGGAAATATCCAGAAATCGCTAAGCCGGCACCGAAAAGGACTCCCCCTAGCCCAACCCCTATGACATAGAGGGGCTTAGGAGACCAGTGGAAACCCACGCCTGCAGCGTAAAGTCCAAATATTACTGGGGTCGCAATAGCGAAACCTATGAGGATGCAGTCCAAGAACAGTCTGTCCTCCCACTTAGCTAGCCTGATCAGGGTCTCTGGGTTGGAGATGCCCCAGGCTTCTGCAGCTCCTCCTATTATGAAGCCTATGAGGAGACCCACCCACATGGGTGCGGTAAATGTTATCATTTTTCTTTTCACCTAAAGATCTCTTCTTCCATTTTTCAACTAAATTTTTTATTTACTATATTTGTAATGAAGTTCAATAACACTGTGAAGATTAGTTTAGAAACTAACTAAAAATATAGTGAACTGTCTGAGGAAAATTGATATTGCCTGATCATAGGAAAAAAACCTCCTATCCACCCGTTAGTCGTAAAGACGATTTGAAACGACACGTCGAAGAGTCTTCAGATCTCTCAACTTCACAATTTTATGTCAAATCCTATTTTTCAGCTCTCTTCACTCCCTTACACTTACACCCTCCTTCTCTATCATTCCGAAACCTTGGCTGTTCTTGCTTCCCAAACCAGCTTCATATACTATTTTTATAAGAGACAATGGACCGCTCAACTTGAACTTCCCTTTCCACGCCATGACACTATTGTTCTTATAGGACACTTTAACGCTCTCAGCTTCCAGCGTGACCACCTTGAGAGGTGTCGTAGGTTTGGGCTTTTGAAGGCTCATCAACTTCCTCTCAGCGTTTAACGACACTAAGTGTTGAAATTCTATTTGATAAGGGGACAGGTACTTTATCCCTTGAGCGTGTTTGTAGACCGTGACGGGGGAGAGAGTATAGAACACTCCTTCCTCGACCTTACTCTCGCTTACCTTGACGCTTTCCACCACGAACTCGCCTTTCCCCACCCTGAAGCGGGGGTTATCCATAAATTCCTTAGCTAAGGAAGTCACGATTAACTCCACTGGAGAGGAGAAACAGAGGGACGCGTCGGACTTAAAGACCAGGGTTCTGTCCTTCCTCTGGAAGTCTCCCAACAGTCTAGAGAAGGTGAACAATTTGAACCTTCTAGGTCCTTGTTCGAATCCTTTGTCGTGAATGGTCTGAGATATGATCTGTGGCATCTTGTTGTAGAACGCAGACTGTACGTAATAGTTATAGTGGGAAGGGACTTCTCCGCCCAAATGTTTCAGTTTCATACATAATCTCATGCTCTCACAAGAGAGAATCTCCCCACTTCCTTCCCCATCTGCCTAACTCGTCGAAGACAGGTTTCAGATCGTAACCTTTCTCAGTGAGTCTATACATCACCTTGAACGGCCTAGTGCTCACCACTTCCCTCTCTACTATGCTCTTGGACTCTAAGAACTTGAGGGTAAGGGAGAGAGTCTTGGAGCTCAATTTGGTAGCACGCAGGAGCTCGTTGAAGCCCTTCTCACCGTCGAAGAGGTAATGAAGCACGAGAAGTCTGGCTTCCGTACCGACAGACTCTATTGCTGAAACTACAGGACAGATTTCCTCGTTTCCATCTTGTTGATTAAACGCCATGTCATTTATTCTACTATACAAGTAGCTTAAA
This genomic interval carries:
- the cas6 gene encoding CRISPR-associated endoribonuclease Cas6 produces the protein MKLKHLGGEVPSHYNYYVQSAFYNKMPQIISQTIHDKGFEQGPRRFKLFTFSRLLGDFQRKDRTLVFKSDASLCFSSPVELIVTSLAKEFMDNPRFRVGKGEFVVESVKVSESKVEEGVFYTLSPVTVYKHAQGIKYLSPYQIEFQHLVSLNAERKLMSLQKPKPTTPLKVVTLEAESVKVSYKNNSVMAWKGKFKLSGPLSLIKIVYEAGLGSKNSQGFGMIEKEGVSVRE
- a CDS encoding YeeE/YedE thiosulfate transporter family protein, translating into MITFTAPMWVGLLIGFIIGGAAEAWGISNPETLIRLAKWEDRLFLDCILIGFAIATPVIFGLYAAGVGFHWSPKPLYVIGVGLGGVLFGAGLAISGYFPGSIWMALGEGRRDAIYAVLGAILGAATWTIIYQTPAGYWLIHTLNFGSVVIGGEKVSTYVIQPFAGLTRIDLFLISLVYAAALFTIAYYMPRYKGGARSCLRANVEKRMTPLEVQKHMDTAEYLTDGGLPYGEKTIAKKVNEYYATEDNVTRWFMISVAGVVGLTVVLEMFLHQIFGESTTMSWLAGQLFLPDYKYSEIVFKGIGWEPFSDIGTLMGAFFASIFITRRFTSFRNIIPPSWAAKFGNNQAVRFLGSFGGAYLMLLGARMAGGCASGHILSGGIQMALSGWEFAFAVFAAMLLVAHFLYR
- a CDS encoding winged helix-turn-helix transcriptional regulator: MAFNQQDGNEEICPVVSAIESVGTEARLLVLHYLFDGEKGFNELLRATKLSSKTLSLTLKFLESKSIVEREVVSTRPFKVMYRLTEKGYDLKPVFDELGRWGRKWGDSLL